The following are from one region of the Roseobacter fucihabitans genome:
- the argC gene encoding N-acetyl-gamma-glutamyl-phosphate reductase, with protein sequence MTYSIAILGASGYTGAELIRLIADHPAMKITALGAFSKAGQTVTDVFPHLRHLDLPPLLQISEIDFANIDLCFCALPHKTSQEVIASLPRDLKIVDLSADFRLRDPADYKKWYGNDHAAVALQKEAVYGLTEFYRDQIASARLVAGTGCNAATGQFVLRPLISARCIDFDDIILDMKCAVSGAGRSLKENLLHAELSEGYHAYAVGGTHRHLGEFDQEFTALAGRPVHVQFTPHLIPANRGILATAYVKGDAVSVHETLQAAYAEEPFIHVLPMGQTPSTRHIRGSNFCHIGVVGDRTPGRVILVGALDNLTKGSSGQALQNANLMLSIKETEGLMMAPLFP encoded by the coding sequence ATGACTTATTCCATCGCAATTCTCGGGGCCTCCGGCTACACCGGAGCAGAGTTGATCAGGTTGATCGCCGATCATCCCGCCATGAAAATAACTGCGCTTGGCGCATTTTCCAAAGCCGGCCAAACCGTGACGGATGTCTTTCCGCATTTACGCCACCTGGATCTGCCACCTCTTTTGCAAATTTCTGAAATCGACTTTGCAAATATTGATCTGTGCTTTTGCGCGCTGCCGCATAAGACCAGCCAGGAGGTGATTGCCAGCTTGCCTCGCGATCTCAAGATTGTGGATTTGAGCGCGGATTTCAGGCTCCGCGACCCCGCGGACTATAAGAAATGGTATGGAAACGATCATGCGGCGGTGGCCTTGCAGAAAGAAGCGGTTTATGGGCTAACCGAGTTTTACCGTGACCAGATCGCATCCGCCCGGTTGGTTGCTGGGACCGGATGCAATGCGGCCACGGGGCAGTTTGTCCTGCGGCCATTAATCTCGGCGAGATGCATTGATTTTGACGATATCATCCTCGATATGAAGTGCGCGGTCTCCGGCGCGGGCCGCAGCCTCAAAGAAAACCTGCTGCATGCGGAACTCTCTGAGGGGTATCATGCCTATGCCGTTGGTGGGACACATCGCCATTTAGGCGAGTTTGATCAAGAATTTACGGCATTGGCTGGGCGTCCTGTCCATGTGCAATTCACCCCGCATCTCATTCCCGCCAATAGGGGAATTTTGGCGACAGCCTATGTCAAAGGGGACGCCGTGAGCGTGCATGAAACATTGCAGGCGGCTTATGCAGAGGAACCCTTCATCCATGTGCTGCCCATGGGCCAAACCCCGAGCACGCGCCATATCCGTGGATCAAATTTCTGCCATATCGGAGTTGTGGGGGATCGCACGCCGGGGCGGGTGATTCTGGTCGGTGCGCTCGATAACCTCACCAAAGGATCGAGTGGGCAGGCGTTGCAAAACGCCAACCTAATGCTAAGTATCAAAGAGACGGAGGGGCTCATGATGGCACCTCTCTTTCCGTGA
- a CDS encoding heme lyase CcmF/NrfE family subunit — MITEFGHFALILAFIVAIVQMIVPLIGAHNRWPAWMAVAEPAATAQFWLTAFSFGALMYAFIVSDFSLQLVTLNSHSAKPMLYKISGTWGNHEGSMLLWVLIVTLFGAMAAWFGGNLPPTLRARVLAVQSAIAVAFFAFILFTSNPFIRLAVPPFDGQDLNPLLQDPGLAFHPPFLYLGYVGLSMTFSFAVGALLEGRVDAAWGRWVRPWTLAAWVFLTIGIALGSWWAYYELGWGGFWFWDPVENASFMPWLLAAALLHSAIVVEKREALKSWTILLAILAFGFSLIGTFIVRSGLLTSVHAFANDPERGVFILMIMAFFMGGALLLFAFRASTMEAKGVFGVVSRESALVANNLLLAVSCFVVFVGTMWPLIAEMFFDRKLSVGPPFFNMAFSPFMLVLGLILPIGSAMPWKRARMLRAMRPLKYVFILALAIGGLVFAMQTGRTLLGPIGMFLAAWVVMGTIVDLAQRTGRGPGRLARLTRLPRADWGKMIAHAGLGVTIMGVSGLMAWQQEDIQVAQFGEPFEVGGYTLTLNEVVRSEGPNYLSTTGYITLSENGNVIAQLEPEKRIYPVAQMPTTEAAIDYDLARDVYVVIGDEQVGGGWAVRTYIKPLTNWIWIGCGLMSLGGLFSLSDRRFRVAAGARSKSASPVPAE, encoded by the coding sequence ATGATTACAGAATTTGGACATTTCGCGCTGATCCTGGCCTTTATCGTGGCCATTGTTCAGATGATCGTGCCGCTGATCGGGGCGCATAATCGTTGGCCTGCGTGGATGGCGGTGGCGGAACCCGCGGCCACCGCGCAGTTCTGGCTCACCGCGTTCTCCTTTGGGGCGCTGATGTATGCGTTTATCGTGTCTGACTTCAGCCTCCAGCTGGTCACGCTCAACAGCCATTCCGCCAAGCCGATGCTCTATAAAATCAGCGGCACCTGGGGCAATCACGAAGGCTCCATGCTGTTGTGGGTGTTGATTGTGACGCTTTTCGGGGCGATGGCGGCCTGGTTTGGCGGGAATTTGCCCCCCACTTTACGTGCGCGTGTGTTGGCGGTTCAATCCGCGATTGCGGTGGCGTTTTTCGCCTTCATCCTATTTACGTCCAACCCCTTCATACGCCTCGCGGTGCCGCCTTTTGACGGGCAGGATCTGAACCCGTTGTTGCAGGATCCCGGTCTCGCATTTCATCCGCCATTCCTCTATCTCGGCTACGTGGGCCTCAGCATGACGTTCAGTTTCGCGGTCGGGGCGCTGCTTGAAGGGCGCGTGGATGCGGCCTGGGGCCGTTGGGTGCGCCCCTGGACCCTTGCGGCTTGGGTATTTTTAACCATCGGTATCGCTTTGGGTTCCTGGTGGGCATATTATGAGCTTGGCTGGGGCGGTTTCTGGTTCTGGGATCCGGTCGAAAACGCCTCCTTCATGCCATGGCTGCTGGCCGCCGCGCTGCTGCATTCCGCAATCGTCGTGGAAAAACGTGAGGCCTTGAAAAGCTGGACGATCCTGCTGGCCATTCTCGCCTTTGGCTTTTCGCTGATCGGCACATTTATCGTGCGCTCGGGGCTTCTGACCTCCGTGCACGCCTTTGCCAATGACCCTGAACGCGGTGTGTTCATCCTGATGATCATGGCATTTTTCATGGGCGGTGCCTTGCTGCTCTTTGCCTTTCGGGCCAGCACAATGGAGGCGAAGGGCGTGTTTGGCGTGGTCAGCCGTGAAAGCGCGCTGGTGGCCAATAACCTCCTGCTCGCGGTGTCGTGCTTTGTCGTTTTTGTCGGCACGATGTGGCCGCTGATTGCCGAGATGTTCTTTGATCGCAAGCTCAGCGTGGGTCCGCCCTTCTTCAACATGGCGTTTTCGCCCTTCATGTTGGTGCTCGGTCTCATTCTGCCCATCGGGTCGGCCATGCCCTGGAAACGGGCGCGCATGCTGCGCGCGATGCGGCCGTTGAAATACGTATTTATACTGGCTCTGGCCATTGGCGGGCTGGTGTTTGCGATGCAGACAGGGCGCACTTTGTTGGGTCCCATCGGGATGTTTCTGGCCGCTTGGGTGGTCATGGGTACAATCGTCGATCTGGCACAACGCACGGGCCGGGGGCCGGGGCGTCTGGCACGGCTGACCCGTTTGCCGCGGGCGGATTGGGGCAAGATGATTGCCCATGCCGGTCTCGGCGTGACGATCATGGGGGTGTCCGGCCTGATGGCCTGGCAGCAAGAGGATATCCAGGTCGCGCAATTTGGTGAGCCTTTCGAGGTGGGCGGCTATACGCTGACGCTGAATGAGGTGGTGCGCAGCGAGGGGCCGAATTACCTCTCGACGACGGGCTACATCACCCTCTCGGAAAACGGCAATGTGATCGCGCAGCTGGAGCCGGAAAAACGCATTTATCCCGTGGCGCAGATGCCCACGACCGAAGCCGCCATTGACTATGATCTGGCGCGCGACGTCTATGTGGTGATCGGCGATGAGCAGGTTGGCGGCGGTTGGGCGGTGCGCACGTACATCAAACCGCTCACCAACTGGATATGGATCGGGTGCGGCCTGATGTCGCTCGGCGGGTTGTTCAGCCTGTCGGATCGACGTTTCCGGGTGGCTGCGGGCGCGCGCAGCAAATCGGCCTCACCGGTGCCAGCCGAATGA
- a CDS encoding holin family protein, which yields MGLITGILSTIFGNGRNVIVDTAEVFRENTEAGASRSQELRLEAMQQFAREFEASKQGWFDRVMDGVNRLPRPALALGTLGLFVAAMVDPIWFSARMQGIALVPEPLWWLLGVVVSFYFGARHQIKSQQFQRSIAQTMAVAPQVIKNITTLNTLRPTSPGLADTGHDARLSALSVLPDGNSALADWQARHKQTATK from the coding sequence ATGGGTTTGATAACGGGGATTTTGAGCACGATTTTTGGCAACGGGCGCAACGTGATTGTCGACACGGCTGAGGTGTTTCGTGAAAATACCGAGGCCGGCGCATCACGATCCCAGGAATTGCGCCTTGAGGCGATGCAACAGTTTGCGCGAGAGTTTGAAGCTTCAAAACAGGGTTGGTTCGATCGCGTCATGGACGGCGTCAATCGGTTGCCGCGCCCGGCATTGGCTTTGGGGACATTGGGGCTCTTTGTGGCCGCGATGGTTGATCCCATCTGGTTTTCCGCGCGCATGCAGGGCATCGCGCTTGTGCCCGAACCGCTTTGGTGGCTGTTGGGCGTGGTGGTTTCGTTCTATTTTGGCGCGCGCCATCAGATTAAAAGCCAACAGTTTCAACGATCCATTGCCCAGACAATGGCCGTGGCACCCCAGGTGATCAAAAACATTACAACGCTCAACACCCTGAGGCCGACCAGCCCAGGGCTTGCGGACACAGGACATGATGCGCGCCTGTCCGCCCTTTCCGTTTTGCCCGATGGCAACTCCGCTCTTGCGGATTGGCAGGCGCGCCACAAACAGACCGCGACAAAGTGA
- the murI gene encoding glutamate racemase, whose amino-acid sequence MAIGIFDSGLGGLTVLDAVQKRLPDVPFVYLADSAHAPYGVRTADDIFELTCAAVARLFEAGCSLVILACNTASAAALRRMQESWVPPDKRVLGVFVPLIEAMTERQWGDNSPPREVNVKHVALFATPATVASRAFQRELAFRAIGVDVEAQACGGVVDAIEEGDMILAEALVRSHVDALRRKMPTPDAAILGCTHYPLMQQQFQKALGDEVRVFSQANLVAESLADYLVRHPEMAGFGESAFLTTGDPHRVGDRATQFLRRQITFQSA is encoded by the coding sequence ATGGCAATCGGGATTTTTGATAGTGGTTTGGGCGGGTTGACCGTGCTGGATGCCGTACAAAAGCGGTTGCCCGATGTGCCGTTTGTTTACCTTGCCGATAGCGCGCATGCGCCCTACGGCGTGCGGACCGCTGATGATATTTTTGAATTGACCTGTGCGGCTGTCGCGCGACTTTTCGAAGCGGGGTGCAGTTTGGTTATTCTGGCCTGCAATACCGCGTCGGCGGCGGCATTGCGGCGCATGCAGGAATCGTGGGTGCCTCCGGACAAACGGGTGTTGGGTGTTTTCGTGCCCTTGATTGAAGCGATGACAGAACGCCAATGGGGCGACAATTCGCCGCCGCGCGAGGTCAATGTCAAACATGTGGCCCTTTTTGCAACCCCTGCGACGGTGGCCAGTCGGGCGTTCCAGCGTGAATTGGCCTTTCGTGCTATCGGTGTGGATGTGGAGGCGCAGGCTTGCGGCGGTGTCGTTGATGCCATCGAAGAGGGTGACATGATTCTGGCAGAGGCTTTGGTGCGCAGCCACGTGGACGCGCTGCGCCGCAAAATGCCCACGCCCGATGCCGCGATTTTGGGGTGCACGCATTATCCGCTGATGCAGCAACAATTTCAAAAGGCGCTTGGTGATGAGGTGCGCGTTTTCAGCCAGGCCAATCTGGTCGCTGAAAGCCTTGCCGATTACTTGGTGCGCCACCCGGAGATGGCAGGGTTCGGGGAGAGTGCGTTTCTGACGACCGGTGATCCGCATCGGGTTGGCGACCGGGCGACGCAGTTCTTGCGACGACAGATTACATTCCAATCTGCGTAA
- a CDS encoding holin-associated N-acetylmuramidase, producing the protein MQTVREIASEIVAREGGFVNDEDDPGGATNFGVTIHTMRTLGIDLDRDGVVTVSDVRALTRLQAIEIFERHYFEKPLIALLPPALHATVFDMYVNAGSNAIKILQRLLCDMGHQVTVDGALGPQSIAATQVAFETAAHHLADAYGIARRNYYFRIADRRSASRKYARTRRGGKGGWIKRAEEFISARYHLTEQQFQQRVASWV; encoded by the coding sequence ATGCAAACCGTCAGAGAAATCGCATCCGAAATCGTGGCGCGCGAAGGCGGGTTCGTAAACGACGAAGATGATCCGGGCGGGGCCACCAATTTTGGCGTGACCATCCATACGATGCGCACTTTGGGGATTGATCTGGACCGGGACGGCGTCGTCACCGTGTCCGATGTGCGCGCGTTAACCCGCCTACAAGCGATTGAAATCTTCGAAAGACACTACTTTGAAAAACCACTAATCGCGCTTTTGCCGCCCGCCTTGCACGCCACTGTTTTCGACATGTACGTCAATGCGGGCAGCAATGCGATCAAGATTTTGCAACGGCTTTTATGTGATATGGGGCATCAGGTCACAGTTGATGGCGCCTTGGGTCCGCAGAGCATCGCGGCGACACAGGTTGCCTTTGAAACCGCTGCGCACCATCTGGCGGACGCCTATGGCATCGCGCGGCGTAATTATTATTTCCGCATTGCAGATCGTCGATCGGCAAGTCGCAAATATGCGCGCACCCGCAGAGGCGGCAAGGGCGGATGGATCAAACGCGCCGAGGAATTCATCTCGGCCCGATATCACCTGACAGAACAACAGTTTCAGCAAAGGGTCGCGTCATGGGTTTGA
- the ccmE gene encoding cytochrome c maturation protein CcmE → MKSLKKQRRIQVIAVAAVALTLSTALIGYAMRDGINFFRAPSQIIAEPPGPSEVFRIGGLVEEGSIVRGQGKTIKFSVTDGGAVVPVTYTGVLPDLFEENQGMVGTGRYINGVFEASEILAKHDETYMPSEVVDALKAQGVYKGVEG, encoded by the coding sequence ATGAAGAGCCTTAAGAAACAACGACGTATACAGGTGATTGCGGTTGCTGCCGTGGCGTTAACGCTATCCACCGCCCTGATTGGCTATGCGATGCGGGACGGGATTAACTTTTTCCGCGCCCCAAGTCAGATCATTGCCGAACCCCCCGGACCTTCTGAGGTGTTTCGGATTGGTGGGTTGGTTGAAGAAGGCTCAATTGTGCGCGGTCAGGGCAAGACGATCAAGTTCAGCGTGACGGACGGTGGGGCGGTTGTGCCCGTGACATATACCGGCGTGCTACCGGATCTTTTTGAAGAAAACCAGGGCATGGTCGGCACGGGCCGTTACATTAACGGTGTCTTTGAGGCCTCTGAAATATTAGCAAAACATGATGAAACCTATATGCCCTCAGAGGTCGTTGACGCCTTGAAAGCACAAGGCGTTTACAAGGGCGTCGAAGGGTAG